In Ptychodera flava strain L36383 chromosome 17, AS_Pfla_20210202, whole genome shotgun sequence, one genomic interval encodes:
- the LOC139115146 gene encoding transcription factor IIIA-like, with product MYFVAHGITTTTVQHTWLSLVSRLSPDVTGSGPLVTDMLHICPYEGCEAFFNKPWRLEIHIYKHTGERPFVCTHEGCNKDYRSKEHLKRHIQTHSGEKPFSCPREGCKKTFVCQSNVNKHLKRYHKDDRYMCEFEGCGKVFRKHQHLKTHQYEHTNVKPYKCEHEGCNAAFTIPSKLKRHSKIHQGYRCTQEGCTAVFDKWSELRRHMSNHVQEHPCEVCDKSFKNRHKLKLHLLTHSKEREIFHCTYAGCEKTYLKAQSLTLHVENYHEGKRPYACAHEGCTKTFKHKVSLVQHQVVHDPNRIPKEKKPRKKVSKLSLASKLSGYKVKNIVTNQTRSDNVAATIAEDRDEETQMEETTSQTMPSEAVNVTQQCEITSRMSSEKDLESEGIKSSESYANGAEATEVISGSKVILSSDCTCQTSLPDIGTHCKLHMIAGKA from the exons ATGTACTTTGTGGCACATGGTATCACTACTACTACCGTACAACATACATGGCTATCCTTGGTCTCCCGACTTAGCCCCGATGTGACCGGTAGCGGACCCCTGGTTACGGATATGCTTCACATCTGTCCTTATGAAGGCTGCGAGGCCTTCTTCAATAAACCATGGCGACTGGAAATTCACATTTACAAACACACAGGAGAG AGGCCCTTTGTATGTACTCATGAAGGCTGTAACAAAGACTACCGGAGTAAAGAACATCTGAAGCGTCACATTCAAACACATTCCGGTGAGAAACCTTTCAG TTGCCCCAGGGAAGGTTGCAAAAAGACATTTGTATGTCAGTCTAACGTAAACAAACACCTAAAGAGATACCACAAAGATGATCGGTACATG TGTGAGTTTGAAGGTTGTGGTAAAGTCTTCCGAAAACATCAACACTTGAAAACTCACCAATATGAACACACCAACGTCAAACCGTACAA ATGTGAACATGAAGGCTGCAATGCTGCATTTACTATACCAAGTAAACTGAAAAGACATTCCAAGATACATCAAG gaTACAGGTGTACACAGGAGGGCTGTACAGCAGTATTTGACAAGTGGTCTGAACTCCGTCGACATATGAGTAACCATGTTCAAG AACATCCATGTGAAGTTTGTGACAAGAGTTTCAAAAATCGACACAAG CTTAAACTACATCTCCTGACTCACAGCAAAGAGAGAGAAATCTTTCACTGTACATACGCTGGCTGTGAAAAGACTTATCTCAAG GCACAGAGTCTTACATTGCATGTAGAGAACTACCATGAGGGCAAGAGGCCGTATGCGTGTGCTCATGAAGGTTGCACCAAGACATTCAAACATAAGGTATCTCTTGTCCAGCATCAAGTTGTCCATGATCCAAACAGGATACCAAAAGAG AAGAAACCAAGAAAGAAAGTAAGCAAGCTGAGTTTGGCATCCAAATTAAGTGGCTACAAAGTCAAAAACATTGTGACCAATCAGACTAGAAGTGATAATGTGGCAGCTACCATTGCAGAAGATAGGGATGAAGAGACTCAAATGGAGGAGACAACATCCCAAACTATGCCCAGTGAGGCAGTTAATGTCACTCAACAATGTGAAATCACTTCAAGGATGTCTTCTGAGAAGGATTTGGAAAGTGAAGGAATTAAAAGTAGCGAAAGCTATGCAAATGGAGCTGAAGCTACAGAGGTCAtatcagggtcaaaggtcatcttaTCATCTGACTGCACATGTCAAACTTCTCTACCAGACATTGGAACTCATTGTAAATTACACATGATAGCTGGCAAGGCTTGA
- the LOC139115147 gene encoding uncharacterized protein yields MQAPIGGVFASDRLENQLDKMAGFVFLFILTFSLSSASYLPPKILNTDPVSAAITSLDPPDMRGLPVYRIDFVVKSRDSEELQRSVIHRQYEEFIKLDNVLRSQGHKFHLPTNDDVSVMSLNKYLEEIFLRKNLLESTLIHDFLGINWDGAELGWFSGYFAFMKTLIMARVPAFQPEPPVIDWEDAFHQEFPFETYLYLRSLHLQDWSIKTFVEFIQNYTLQTPDYGSSTPNDEDVLAPGSRGPVEYPYHYTKKHPHFTPGGYLNSRAPRYYYAGEGKFNFASIRNIRDWLVKLHNDPPRRVLDIGTGNCYTAFAYADLYPKADVIGIDLSAPFIRFCRHWKSHRNSTNAKFYQANAENTPFPSESFDVVHFSYVLHEMPAENSRQILREAYRLLTPGGALCGFEVPYRYNPFLRNMAIKTATGGVDWDSPEPENGPEPFMKEYQSLALPFAMQDIGFVDLTEIPYSYMDHIYMAKKPFTDQIKVADIEVRNKIEL; encoded by the exons ATGCAAGCACCTATCGGTGGTGTTTTTGCGTCAGATCGTCTTGAAAATCAGCTGGACAAGATGGCGGGCTTTGTCTTCTTGTTCATTTTGACATTCTCTTTGTCATCAGCGTCTTATTTACCTCCAAAAATACTCAATACTGATCCGGTATCTGCTGCCATTACTTCACTTGACCCACCGGACATGCGTGGATTACCCGTTTACCGCATTGATTTCGTCGTCAAGAGCAGGGACTCAGAGGAACTGCAACGTAGCGTCATCCATCGCCAGTATGAAGAATTTATCAAATTGGACAACGTACTCCGTTCTCAAGGACATAAGTTTCATCTGCCGACAAATGATGACGTCAGCGTCATGTCTTTGAACAAATATTTGGAGGAAATTTTCTTGCGAAAAAATCTGTTGGAGTCGACTTTGATACACGATTTCCTTGGCATTAATTGGGACGGAGCTGAGCTTGGATGGTTTTCGGGATACTTTGCATTTATGAAAACTTTAATTATGGCAAGGGTACCTGCCTTTCAACCAGAACCACCAGTCATTGACTGGGAAGACGCTTTTCACCAAGAATTCCCCTTCGAAACATACCTCTACTTGAGATCACTTCACCTTCAAGACTGGAGCATCAAAACCTTCGTCGAATTCATCCAAAATTACACTTTACAAACACCGGATTACGGTAGTAGCACACCCAACGACGAGGACGTGTTAGCCCCTGGATCACGAGGTCCTGTAGAATATCCCTATCACTACACCAAGAAACATCCTCATTTTACTCCCGGTGGCTACCTTAACAGTCGTGCCCCAAGATACTACTATGCCGGtgaaggaaaatttaattttgcgtCCATTCGAAATATCCGTGATTGGCTGGTCAAACTTCACAACGATCCCCCAAGACGTGTTTTAGATATAGGTACAGGGAATTGTTATACCGCCTTTGCGTACGCTGATCTGTATCCCAAAGCTGATGTCATTGGTATCGACCTGTCGGCACCTTTCATAAG ATTCTGTCGTCACTGGAAGTCCCACAGAAACTCAACAAATGCCAAATTCTATCAAGCAAATGCGGAAAACACACCCTTCCCCTCTGAGTCATTCGATGTCGTACATTTCAGCTACGTCCTGCACGAAATGCCCGCCGAAAATAGTAGGCAAATTTTACGTGAGGCGTATCGACTTCTGACACCGGGTGGCGCCCTTTGCGGGTTTGAAG TTCCATACAGATACAATCCCTTCCTTCGTAATATGGCCATCAAGACAGCTACGGGGGGAGTTGATTGGGACAGCCCCGAACCAGAAAACGGACCCGAACCATTCATGAAAGAGTATCAAAGCTTGGCTCTTCCATTTGCCATGCAGGACATCGGGTTTGTTGACCTAACAGAGATTCCTTACTCTTACATGGACCACATCTACATGGCGAAGAAACCTTTCACTGATCAAATTAAGGTCGCAGATATCGAGGTGCGAAACAAAATAGAATTGTGA